From a single Microbacterium murale genomic region:
- a CDS encoding DUF4012 domain-containing protein translates to MTTRAAERARRADRPRRPLLRSFRLWVPVGIVLLLIVIAVVGLLVGNRLYDRAMAAKDSLEQALPLASTAKDQILAGDSEGASATAATLSALTADARKQTDDEMWKNLEWVPFVGPNLHAVRTAAVVTDDLVNDALTPATSLSLKALTPVDGAINLAAITDMQAAVTQAADAVEKAATDLDSVDRDALIPQVGGALTQLTDAVDEMQPLLGPAKDIIGILPTALGAEAPRNYLMVFQNNAESRGTGGNPAAIVMITADQGRISITQQASSADFANGRPEPVTALNPELEALYGDKVGRWISDTTMSPDFSESVEVIRAYWAEAFGTPVDAVVSFDPVALSYLLQATGPAVIPAEPFEIDGETVQLLDEPITLTSENAVPLLLNEVYWMFPEGYQQDAVFAAAARSIFDIITSGSADPKALVDSLAHAVDENRLLYSPATEAEAALVGESKLSGRLPSTNEERTLVGVYVNDFTQSKLDYYMQLDVAASSTQCTAPDSPTFTTTATLTNTVTPEQAPELPRPIAPGNYFTKGTVATYLVFYGPVGSTFTGATVDGQPVEVGGVQHLGRGAVKIAVENLPAQTHTVEATFTGAAGEYGPLDIQHTPMVRTVSEQLTAEGCG, encoded by the coding sequence ATGACGACCAGAGCAGCCGAGCGCGCCCGCCGCGCCGACCGACCGCGCCGCCCCCTGCTTCGCAGCTTCCGTCTGTGGGTTCCAGTGGGCATCGTTCTGCTGCTGATCGTGATCGCCGTCGTCGGTCTTCTCGTCGGCAATCGTCTCTATGACCGGGCGATGGCTGCCAAGGACTCGCTCGAGCAGGCGCTGCCGCTCGCATCGACCGCCAAGGACCAGATCCTCGCCGGCGATTCAGAAGGCGCGAGTGCGACCGCGGCAACGCTGTCGGCACTCACCGCGGATGCTCGGAAGCAGACCGATGACGAGATGTGGAAGAACCTCGAGTGGGTGCCGTTCGTCGGACCCAACCTCCACGCGGTGCGCACCGCGGCCGTCGTCACCGATGATCTGGTCAACGACGCCCTGACGCCGGCGACGAGCCTGAGCCTCAAGGCGCTCACCCCGGTGGACGGTGCCATCAACCTCGCGGCGATCACCGACATGCAGGCGGCCGTGACACAGGCGGCGGATGCCGTCGAGAAGGCCGCGACCGATCTCGACTCGGTCGATCGGGACGCGCTCATCCCCCAGGTGGGTGGCGCGCTCACGCAGCTGACCGATGCGGTCGACGAGATGCAGCCGCTGCTGGGACCGGCCAAGGACATCATCGGCATCCTGCCGACCGCACTCGGCGCAGAGGCACCGCGCAACTATCTGATGGTCTTCCAGAACAACGCCGAGTCACGCGGCACCGGCGGTAACCCGGCCGCGATCGTGATGATCACCGCCGACCAGGGCCGGATCAGTATCACCCAGCAGGCGTCAAGCGCCGATTTCGCCAACGGACGCCCAGAGCCGGTCACCGCGCTGAACCCCGAACTGGAAGCCCTGTACGGCGACAAGGTCGGCCGCTGGATCTCCGACACCACGATGAGCCCCGACTTCAGCGAGTCGGTCGAAGTCATCCGCGCGTACTGGGCCGAGGCCTTCGGCACGCCGGTGGATGCCGTCGTGTCGTTCGACCCGGTGGCCCTCAGCTACCTTCTGCAGGCCACAGGTCCCGCCGTTATCCCCGCGGAGCCGTTCGAGATCGACGGGGAGACCGTGCAGTTGCTCGACGAGCCGATCACCCTCACGAGCGAGAACGCTGTGCCGCTGCTACTGAATGAGGTGTACTGGATGTTCCCCGAGGGGTATCAGCAGGACGCCGTCTTCGCCGCGGCCGCACGATCGATCTTCGACATCATCACATCGGGCAGCGCGGATCCCAAGGCACTTGTGGACAGCCTCGCCCACGCGGTCGACGAGAACCGCCTGCTGTATTCCCCCGCCACAGAGGCTGAAGCCGCGCTCGTCGGCGAGTCGAAGCTGTCGGGCCGGCTGCCCAGTACCAACGAGGAGCGCACGCTGGTCGGCGTCTATGTGAACGACTTCACGCAGAGCAAGCTCGACTACTACATGCAGCTCGATGTCGCAGCGTCGTCGACCCAGTGCACCGCACCCGACAGCCCGACGTTCACCACGACGGCGACGCTGACGAACACCGTGACACCGGAGCAGGCGCCGGAACTTCCACGTCCGATCGCCCCAGGAAACTACTTCACCAAGGGCACCGTCGCCACGTATCTGGTGTTCTACGGGCCGGTGGGTTCGACGTTCACGGGTGCGACGGTCGACGGACAGCCGGTGGAGGTCGGCGGGGTTCAGCACCTCGGCCGCGGCGCGGTCAAGATCGCCGTCGAGAACCTGCCGGCTCAGACCCACACGGTCGAGGCGACCTTCACCGGCGCCGCCGGCGAGTACGGTCCGCTCGACATCCAGCACACCCCGATGGTGCGTACCGTAAGCGAGCAGCTCACCGCAGAAGGCTGCGGCTGA
- a CDS encoding sugar transferase produces the protein MPTTAESAVVAAQAGRWQRDYAWRLLLTDSLIIVGVVFGAQALRFGQSNADLYIPGVTGAGFDVAYTAVSAVFVLAWICGLRLYDTRDAKVVGSGWAEYRRVVDASIRVFGLLAIFAFLLHIDVARAYLLLALPAGVTALVGSRWLWRRWLAAQRDEGRFLSHAVIVGEHAKSLHIAREMQRDSTSGLVITGALTERGPGVELLPGIPVVGSLEDAIAGTELVGVDAVVYSGSDLISPAQLRQFGWDLQSRNVDLIVAAALTDIAGPRIHARPVAGLSLIHVDYPAFTGSRYAAKRAFDVVVSSLALVALSPLFLVLAVMVRRDGGPALFRQRRVGLEGRRFTMLKFRTMVTDAEQRLPDLLAASEGNGVLFKMRSDPRVTSLGQKLRQLSLDELPQLVNVLRGDMSLVGPRPPLMSEVDTYEKWVQRRLLVKPGITGLWQISGRSDLSWDDSIRLDLYYVENRSLTSDVAILWRTLRVVLQRRGAY, from the coding sequence GTGCCGACGACAGCGGAAAGCGCCGTCGTCGCGGCGCAGGCCGGGAGATGGCAGCGTGATTACGCATGGCGCCTGCTGCTGACGGACTCGCTGATCATCGTGGGGGTCGTGTTCGGTGCCCAGGCCCTGCGCTTCGGCCAGAGCAACGCCGACCTGTACATCCCAGGCGTCACTGGTGCGGGTTTCGACGTCGCATACACGGCTGTCTCTGCGGTGTTCGTGCTCGCGTGGATCTGCGGGCTGCGTCTGTATGACACCAGGGACGCCAAGGTCGTCGGCAGCGGCTGGGCGGAGTACCGCCGAGTCGTCGATGCCAGCATCCGCGTGTTCGGCCTGCTGGCGATCTTCGCCTTCCTGCTGCACATCGACGTCGCACGCGCGTACCTGCTACTGGCTCTGCCCGCAGGCGTGACGGCGCTCGTGGGCAGCCGCTGGCTGTGGCGGCGCTGGCTGGCCGCCCAGCGCGATGAGGGCCGATTCCTCTCTCACGCGGTGATCGTCGGCGAGCACGCCAAATCTCTGCACATCGCTCGGGAGATGCAGCGCGACAGCACCTCAGGACTCGTGATCACCGGTGCGCTCACCGAACGAGGACCGGGCGTGGAGCTGCTGCCGGGCATCCCCGTCGTCGGCAGCCTTGAGGATGCCATCGCCGGCACTGAACTCGTCGGCGTGGATGCCGTGGTCTACAGCGGTTCCGATCTGATCAGCCCGGCACAGCTACGACAGTTCGGCTGGGATCTGCAGTCGCGCAATGTCGACCTCATCGTCGCCGCCGCACTCACCGACATCGCCGGTCCCCGCATCCATGCCAGGCCTGTCGCAGGACTCTCGCTGATCCACGTCGACTACCCGGCCTTCACCGGTTCGCGGTACGCGGCCAAGCGCGCGTTCGACGTCGTCGTCTCCTCGCTGGCGCTGGTCGCGCTGAGCCCGCTGTTCCTGGTGCTCGCCGTGATGGTGCGGCGTGACGGCGGCCCGGCACTATTCCGTCAACGCAGGGTCGGGCTCGAGGGACGGCGCTTCACGATGCTCAAGTTCCGCACGATGGTGACCGATGCCGAGCAGCGCCTGCCCGATCTGCTCGCCGCATCCGAAGGCAACGGCGTGCTCTTCAAGATGCGCAGCGATCCGCGGGTGACCAGTCTCGGGCAGAAGCTCAGGCAGCTCAGCCTGGATGAGCTGCCTCAACTGGTCAACGTGCTGCGCGGCGACATGTCGCTGGTGGGGCCGCGCCCTCCGCTCATGAGCGAGGTAGACACGTACGAGAAGTGGGTGCAGCGGCGGCTGCTCGTCAAACCGGGGATCACTGGCCTGTGGCAGATCAGCGGCCGGTCCGATCTGTCGTGGGATGACAGCATCCGCCTCGACCTCTACTACGTCGAGAACCGGTCGCTGACAAGCGATGTGGCGATTCTGTGGCGGACCTTGCGCGTGGTGCTGCAGCGACGGGGGGCGTATTGA
- a CDS encoding acetylxylan esterase produces MALTDLPLDDLRTFRPDVAEPDDFDAFWRRTIDEARALSSPPTLTPAETPIDQLVIEDLIFSGFGGEPIRAWVTRPRDAADAAPRPAVVEFIGYGGGRGIAGERLQWAAAGYVHVLMDTRGQGSNWGSGGDTPDPHGSDSASTGFMTRGISRPDEYYYRRVFTDAVRAVDTVREFDFVDGNRVSVTGSSQGGGISLAAAALHPDVFAVMPDVPFLCHFRWSVDRTPDHPYREIERYLAVHRNRVDDVFRTLSYFDGVNFARRIRMPALFSVALMDGIVLPSSVFAAYNRLASTDAEIEVYPYNGHESGQTEQWLRQTRWLAERI; encoded by the coding sequence GTGGCCCTTACCGACCTTCCTCTGGATGACCTCCGCACCTTCCGGCCCGACGTGGCGGAGCCTGACGATTTCGACGCATTCTGGCGTCGAACGATCGATGAGGCCCGTGCGCTCTCGAGCCCGCCGACGCTGACCCCGGCCGAGACGCCGATAGACCAGCTCGTGATCGAAGACCTGATCTTCAGCGGTTTCGGCGGAGAACCGATCCGCGCCTGGGTCACCCGTCCTCGCGATGCGGCTGATGCAGCGCCGCGCCCAGCCGTCGTCGAATTCATCGGCTACGGCGGGGGCCGGGGGATCGCCGGCGAGCGGCTGCAGTGGGCGGCAGCCGGATACGTGCATGTACTCATGGACACGCGCGGCCAGGGCTCGAACTGGGGCAGCGGCGGCGACACCCCCGACCCGCACGGCTCCGATTCCGCGTCGACGGGATTCATGACCAGGGGCATCTCACGCCCCGACGAGTACTACTACCGGCGCGTCTTCACCGACGCCGTGCGGGCGGTCGACACCGTGCGCGAGTTCGATTTCGTCGATGGCAATCGCGTGAGCGTCACGGGCTCCAGCCAGGGCGGCGGCATCTCGCTGGCGGCCGCGGCGCTGCACCCCGATGTGTTCGCGGTCATGCCTGACGTGCCGTTCCTCTGCCATTTCCGCTGGTCGGTGGATCGCACGCCCGATCATCCGTACCGCGAGATCGAACGATATCTGGCGGTGCACCGCAATCGGGTCGACGATGTCTTCCGCACCCTCTCGTACTTCGACGGTGTGAACTTCGCCAGGCGAATTCGCATGCCGGCCCTGTTCTCCGTCGCGCTGATGGACGGCATCGTGCTGCCCTCCAGCGTGTTCGCGGCATACAACCGACTGGCGTCGACGGATGCCGAGATCGAGGTGTACCCGTACAACGGGCACGAGAGCGGTCAGACCGAGCAGTGGTTGCGCCAGACGCGCTGGCTGGCTGAGCGCATCTGA
- a CDS encoding glycosyltransferase, which produces MTPLRILHTIASDRFAGVEQFVRRLAAAQAEHGHHVTVAGGAPGHMSSTLERAGVHAVPARTALDVMRAVRRTPADVVNSHMTAADAASAIALLGRRTALVSTRHFAGRRAHAGPLSIDPFLRRVDAEIAVSRAVAAATGMASTVVHPGLPAATNTSDDQPRHPVARRILMVQRLQPEKHTAIGVRAFATSGLAAEDWGLLILGEGPDRAELEALIAELGLRDSALLIGFRDDVPELLKSSSLLLSTCPVEGLGLAVLEAMSFGLAPIAAGAAGHLDLLEGLDERALFRPDDVADAATALRAFADDPDRRRRLAAAARERALSEFSIERQVAGTDAVYRDAIAGRLA; this is translated from the coding sequence GTGACGCCGCTGCGCATCCTCCACACCATCGCATCCGACCGCTTCGCGGGTGTGGAGCAGTTCGTGAGGCGTCTCGCCGCCGCGCAAGCCGAGCACGGCCATCATGTGACAGTGGCCGGCGGTGCCCCCGGGCACATGAGCTCGACGCTGGAGCGGGCCGGCGTCCACGCGGTCCCCGCGCGCACCGCGCTCGACGTCATGAGAGCAGTGCGTCGCACTCCCGCCGATGTGGTGAATTCGCACATGACGGCGGCGGACGCGGCATCCGCCATCGCCCTGCTCGGCCGCCGGACCGCGCTCGTGTCGACCCGGCATTTCGCGGGACGACGCGCACACGCGGGTCCCCTTTCGATAGATCCGTTCCTCCGCCGAGTCGATGCCGAGATCGCGGTGAGCAGGGCCGTGGCCGCGGCAACGGGCATGGCGAGCACGGTGGTGCACCCTGGCCTGCCCGCCGCCACGAACACCTCGGACGATCAGCCTCGTCACCCCGTTGCGCGCCGCATTCTCATGGTGCAGCGGCTGCAGCCCGAGAAGCACACCGCGATCGGCGTACGGGCGTTCGCGACATCCGGTCTCGCTGCCGAGGACTGGGGGCTCCTCATCCTCGGTGAAGGACCCGACCGCGCCGAACTCGAAGCGCTCATCGCCGAGCTGGGCCTCCGCGATTCAGCCCTGCTGATCGGCTTCCGTGACGATGTGCCCGAACTCCTGAAGTCCTCTTCCCTGTTGCTGTCGACGTGCCCGGTCGAGGGGCTCGGGCTCGCCGTCCTCGAGGCCATGTCGTTCGGACTCGCCCCCATCGCCGCCGGTGCGGCCGGTCATCTCGACCTGCTGGAGGGACTCGACGAGCGCGCGCTGTTCCGTCCCGACGACGTGGCTGACGCCGCGACGGCGCTGCGTGCCTTCGCAGACGATCCGGATCGTCGCCGACGGCTGGCGGCCGCGGCGC
- a CDS encoding VanZ family protein yields the protein MPKVSMLAVISRIILIPYTIALALIVWLPGDQASRVTGIVGRLARSLAHRLDISFLYTYTVLEFLANIALFIPFGLLLALGWSRLKTWHLALLGLVTSGAIEFVQLFLPTRFSTVSDLVANTAGAVVGCLFVRVIGRLATTPASTARYEHDTPPPDVSEQRNRAA from the coding sequence GTGCCCAAAGTGTCGATGCTCGCGGTGATCTCGCGCATCATCCTCATCCCCTACACGATCGCTCTGGCGTTGATCGTGTGGCTGCCCGGTGATCAGGCGAGCCGCGTGACGGGCATCGTCGGACGGCTCGCGCGATCGCTCGCCCACCGGCTGGACATATCTTTCCTTTACACCTACACGGTGCTGGAGTTCCTCGCGAACATCGCGCTGTTCATCCCGTTCGGACTGCTGCTCGCCCTTGGTTGGTCCCGGCTGAAGACCTGGCATCTGGCCCTGCTCGGTCTGGTGACCAGCGGCGCGATCGAGTTCGTGCAGCTCTTCCTGCCCACGCGCTTCTCGACGGTCTCCGACCTGGTCGCGAACACCGCGGGCGCGGTCGTCGGCTGCCTCTTCGTGCGCGTCATCGGGCGGCTCGCGACGACGCCCGCTTCCACCGCGCGGTACGAGCACGACACTCCCCCGCCCGACGTGAGCGAACAGCGGAATCGGGCGGCCTGA
- a CDS encoding MauE/DoxX family redox-associated membrane protein, giving the protein MEPEFMAAPLILAGVLVASGVAKLRQPEDAAAWEELGVPAVLRRGWLIRLHPWGEGLLAAALLALGGVLGALASACAVILFGAYLLLVTRRLAAGADASCTCFGAREPITAVTVVRNAWFLLLAVFATAVTWSTPLLGGPLAALGDQWSWLVGIAAGAFTVALVLWHPASVASALDAGVPTIGGRNTQGAEGAAGSDADPAEYIRTRTPAVPVTLADGSTVNLRQLAARGPMLLLAVKEDCGACRPVIEATPGWRELLPEVSVRFLLWPAPENSALTELTEPQSLHDPYFYVQGSIADWATPTAVLIGADGYLAGGPVSGFDEVSEFVGDIYESLHGVRPQH; this is encoded by the coding sequence ATGGAACCGGAGTTCATGGCAGCCCCGCTCATCCTCGCTGGCGTGCTCGTCGCCAGCGGGGTGGCGAAGCTGCGGCAACCGGAAGACGCCGCCGCATGGGAGGAGCTCGGTGTTCCCGCCGTTCTGCGCCGCGGCTGGCTGATCCGGCTGCACCCGTGGGGAGAGGGGCTGCTGGCCGCCGCGCTGCTGGCCCTCGGCGGGGTGCTGGGCGCGCTCGCGTCGGCATGCGCCGTCATCCTGTTCGGCGCGTATCTACTGCTCGTGACGCGCCGTCTGGCCGCCGGCGCGGACGCCTCATGCACCTGCTTCGGCGCACGCGAGCCGATCACGGCTGTCACCGTGGTGCGCAATGCGTGGTTCCTGCTCCTGGCGGTCTTCGCGACCGCCGTCACCTGGAGCACGCCGCTGCTCGGGGGGCCGCTCGCCGCACTCGGAGACCAGTGGTCGTGGCTGGTCGGCATCGCGGCGGGCGCTTTCACAGTCGCGCTCGTGTTGTGGCACCCGGCATCCGTCGCCAGCGCCCTCGACGCCGGAGTGCCGACGATCGGAGGCCGGAACACGCAAGGCGCTGAGGGCGCCGCGGGGAGCGATGCCGACCCGGCGGAGTACATCCGCACCCGTACGCCCGCTGTGCCCGTGACGCTGGCCGACGGCAGCACGGTGAATCTGCGCCAACTCGCCGCGCGGGGCCCGATGCTGCTGCTCGCAGTGAAGGAGGACTGCGGGGCGTGCCGCCCAGTGATTGAGGCGACGCCGGGCTGGCGCGAGCTGCTGCCGGAGGTGTCGGTGAGGTTCCTGCTGTGGCCGGCTCCGGAGAACAGTGCACTCACCGAGCTCACCGAGCCGCAGTCTCTGCACGATCCGTACTTCTACGTGCAGGGCTCGATCGCCGATTGGGCGACGCCGACGGCCGTGCTCATCGGTGCCGACGGCTACCTGGCAGGCGGGCCGGTGTCAGGGTTCGACGAGGTCTCCGAGTTCGTCGGCGATATTTACGAGAGCCTGCACGGGGTGCGGCCGCAGCACTGA
- a CDS encoding glycosyltransferase family 4 protein encodes MGNSYSSARTLRVVHLDHTTVRGGAELALVRLLAAEQSASEHAWIPAVLVPAIDEDDVFAELPSSVIRRTRGVRQSAGGSGSSPLRLAALAARLLYQAVLTRTHPNVRTADVVIANSTRAAAYAALALQLSRTPLVVQLRDMIDEESLGALGYRLMTKVVLPRADAVIGNSRTTLAGALPFLRPGVAAVVIHSASGLTLSLGRTRQARPAGPLRIGMLARIDPWKGQLELLEAFAAAFPTGTAQLELAGGAPFEQAGFAERLSERAAELGMADRVRLLGHVDDTAALLARWDIAVQYSTRAEPMGQNVLQYLAAGAVTVVAAEGGPVEWVDDGVNGRTVPPRRVDELTRVLRELADDPAQCERLSAAAAQTPGLLDDAAVAAAHAEVFHDVRRVRPGRRA; translated from the coding sequence GTGGGGAACTCGTACTCGAGTGCGCGCACTCTGCGCGTCGTGCATCTCGATCACACCACCGTGCGCGGCGGCGCCGAGCTCGCTCTCGTGCGCCTGCTCGCCGCAGAGCAGTCCGCCTCGGAACACGCATGGATTCCGGCGGTGCTTGTGCCGGCGATCGACGAGGATGACGTGTTCGCCGAGCTGCCATCGTCAGTCATCCGACGCACGCGCGGGGTGCGTCAGAGCGCAGGGGGCAGCGGCTCGTCGCCCCTGCGGCTGGCCGCGCTCGCCGCACGTCTGCTGTATCAGGCCGTGCTCACCCGAACCCACCCGAATGTCCGAACGGCCGACGTCGTCATCGCGAACAGCACCAGGGCCGCGGCGTACGCGGCTCTGGCCCTTCAGCTCTCGCGCACGCCGCTGGTCGTGCAGCTGCGCGACATGATCGACGAGGAGAGCCTCGGTGCGCTCGGGTATCGCCTGATGACGAAGGTCGTGCTGCCGCGGGCGGATGCCGTGATCGGAAACTCCCGGACCACCCTCGCCGGGGCCCTTCCGTTCCTGCGGCCAGGGGTGGCGGCAGTCGTCATCCACAGCGCATCCGGACTGACGCTCTCCCTCGGCCGGACGCGGCAGGCGCGACCGGCCGGTCCGCTGCGGATCGGGATGCTGGCACGCATCGATCCCTGGAAGGGACAGCTCGAACTGCTCGAGGCGTTCGCTGCGGCGTTCCCGACCGGGACGGCGCAACTCGAACTCGCCGGGGGAGCGCCGTTCGAGCAGGCCGGGTTCGCCGAGCGGCTCAGCGAGCGCGCTGCAGAACTCGGAATGGCAGACCGCGTGCGCCTGCTCGGGCACGTCGACGACACCGCCGCGCTGCTGGCGCGCTGGGACATCGCGGTGCAGTACTCCACCCGCGCCGAGCCGATGGGGCAGAACGTGCTGCAGTACCTCGCCGCGGGCGCCGTCACCGTGGTCGCCGCCGAAGGCGGGCCTGTGGAGTGGGTCGACGACGGTGTCAACGGACGAACCGTACCGCCGCGCAGGGTGGACGAGCTGACCAGGGTGCTGCGTGAGCTGGCCGACGATCCCGCGCAGTGCGAGCGTCTGAGCGCTGCGGCTGCGCAGACGCCGGGGCTGCTCGACGATGCCGCCGTCGCCGCGGCACACGCCGAGGTGTTCCACGACGTGCGCCGCGTGCGGCCGGGTCGTCGGGCATAA
- a CDS encoding glycosyltransferase — protein MRVLRISHSAAVAAWRGRERALRRRGDDVALITARRWHAGGVWVELDAGADENVIPARAFGTHPALFVYDPRPLWRALGEKWDVIDIHEEPFALSTAEVLVVRMLRRNSAPVVLYTAQNLQKRYPAPFRWLERWALGRAGGISACNTEAARIAEAKGFAGRARVIPLGVDTVSEADPTSGVAAAGADPADGRDTDRITVGMLGRLVPEKGIATLLDALALDPRLHARIGGSGPLESSLDDWTAQRGIADRVAVIGAVDPARVEDFYRSIDVLAVPSVPRPGWTEQFGRVAVEAMAMGVPVVSSDAGALPDVVGGAGIVVPREDPTALAAALVEAAGPRRAELVTAGRARAAECSWDSVAGAYQDLYRSVVRGAANGSPVAENAEVPGPVEIIVVAYGAPQMLRRALEPVAGLAVTVIDNSSLPEIAALCRDLGVRYRDSGANLGFGAAVNLALTDRLIAGADLLLLNPDAEIDPAGIEQLQRALRADPSLASVGPAQVDGDGRRARVEWPFPTPHRAVMDAVGLGRFQRGAHFVIGSVLLLRAEALAQVGGFDERFFLYAEETDWAYRAHRLGWRHRVVDEVTARHIAGGTSTDPRHREAYFFASQERYFRKHFGTAGWAVARVSGWAGALARAAVLRGERRTQARRRAANYRLGPIHVEARFRPDAVHERPVGEGQEATR, from the coding sequence GTGCGGGTACTTCGGATTTCGCACAGCGCCGCGGTCGCCGCATGGCGGGGTCGGGAGCGGGCCCTCCGCCGGCGGGGCGATGATGTCGCGCTGATCACTGCACGGCGCTGGCATGCGGGCGGCGTCTGGGTCGAGCTGGATGCTGGCGCTGACGAGAACGTCATCCCCGCCCGCGCTTTCGGGACTCATCCGGCGCTGTTCGTCTATGACCCACGGCCGCTGTGGCGCGCTCTCGGCGAGAAATGGGACGTGATCGACATCCACGAGGAGCCGTTCGCCCTCAGCACCGCCGAAGTGCTCGTGGTGCGGATGCTGCGGCGAAACAGTGCTCCGGTCGTGCTCTACACCGCGCAGAACCTGCAGAAGCGCTACCCGGCGCCGTTCCGCTGGCTGGAGAGGTGGGCGCTCGGCCGCGCCGGCGGCATCTCGGCGTGCAACACCGAGGCGGCACGGATCGCAGAGGCCAAGGGCTTCGCCGGTCGCGCTCGAGTGATCCCGCTCGGAGTGGACACGGTCTCCGAAGCAGATCCGACTTCGGGAGTCGCTGCGGCCGGCGCTGACCCGGCAGATGGCCGAGACACCGACCGCATCACGGTCGGGATGCTCGGGCGCCTGGTGCCGGAGAAGGGCATCGCCACGCTTCTCGACGCCCTCGCGCTCGACCCTCGGCTGCACGCGCGGATCGGCGGATCCGGGCCACTCGAGAGCAGCCTGGACGACTGGACGGCACAGCGCGGGATCGCGGATCGCGTCGCCGTGATCGGGGCAGTCGATCCCGCACGGGTGGAAGATTTCTACCGTTCCATCGACGTGCTGGCGGTGCCGTCCGTGCCCCGGCCGGGGTGGACCGAGCAATTCGGCCGCGTCGCGGTCGAGGCCATGGCGATGGGGGTGCCGGTGGTTTCCAGCGACGCCGGCGCCCTGCCAGACGTCGTCGGCGGTGCGGGCATCGTCGTGCCGAGAGAGGATCCCACCGCTCTCGCCGCAGCGCTGGTCGAAGCCGCCGGTCCCCGACGCGCCGAGCTGGTGACCGCCGGGCGGGCGCGCGCCGCGGAGTGCAGTTGGGACAGCGTGGCCGGCGCGTACCAGGACCTGTACCGGTCGGTCGTACGCGGTGCCGCGAACGGTTCACCAGTGGCCGAGAACGCAGAAGTTCCTGGCCCCGTCGAGATCATCGTCGTGGCGTACGGGGCGCCGCAGATGCTGCGCAGAGCGCTCGAGCCCGTCGCCGGGCTCGCCGTGACCGTGATCGACAACTCCTCGCTGCCTGAGATCGCTGCGCTGTGCCGCGATCTCGGCGTGCGCTACCGCGATTCCGGAGCGAATCTCGGATTCGGTGCGGCGGTGAACCTCGCTCTGACCGACCGTCTGATCGCCGGCGCCGATCTACTGCTGCTGAACCCGGATGCCGAGATCGACCCGGCAGGCATCGAGCAGCTGCAGCGGGCGCTCCGCGCCGATCCGTCGCTCGCCAGCGTCGGGCCGGCCCAGGTCGACGGCGACGGCCGTCGTGCTCGAGTGGAGTGGCCGTTCCCCACCCCGCACCGGGCGGTCATGGATGCCGTGGGCCTCGGACGTTTCCAGCGCGGAGCGCACTTCGTGATCGGGTCGGTTCTGCTGCTGCGTGCCGAGGCGCTCGCGCAGGTGGGCGGCTTCGACGAGCGCTTCTTCCTCTACGCGGAGGAGACCGACTGGGCCTATCGTGCGCACCGACTCGGCTGGCGGCACCGCGTCGTCGACGAAGTGACCGCACGGCACATCGCCGGCGGCACGAGCACGGATCCGAGGCACCGCGAGGCATACTTCTTCGCGTCGCAGGAGCGCTACTTCCGCAAGCACTTCGGCACCGCCGGGTGGGCAGTCGCCCGCGTCTCCGGATGGGCCGGCGCGCTCGCACGGGCAGCCGTGCTGCGCGGAGAACGCCGCACCCAGGCGCGACGTCGCGCGGCGAACTACCGACTGGGTCCGATCCACGTCGAGGCGCGCTTCCGTCCGGATGCCGTCCACGAACGCCCGGTCGGAGAAGGGCAGGAGGCGACACGGTGA